Within the Candidatus Eremiobacterota bacterium genome, the region GGGCTGACCCACTTGTCGGGCCACAGCTTCAAGTGCGCGTTCACCGTCGCGCCGGCGCCGATCGTGCAGCCGCGCCCGATCACGGTGTTCTCGTGAACCGTCGCGCGTTTCTCGATCGTGTTGCGGTCGGCGACGGTGCAGTCCGAGAGCGAGGATTCCTCGCCGGCGTAGACGTCCTCCCAGCACACGCTGCGGCAGATGGTGGCATTGCGCTCGACGATCGCGCGGTCGCCGATCACCGCCGGTCCGGAGAGCGTCGCGCCGGCCGCGACCCGCACGTCGCGCCCGAGGATGACCGGCCCTTCGACGCGCGCCTCGGGATCGATCCGCGCGCCCTCGCCGGCCCACACGCCGGGCGCGATCTCGCTCCCCGGAAACGCGATGTGCACCTTACCGGAGACCGCGTCGTAGTTCGCCGCTTGGTACTGCTCGAGGTTTCCGATGTCGGTCCAGTACGCGTCGATCACGTAGCCGCCGAGCTTCGCCCCCTCGCGCAGCATCGCCGGGAACAGATCTTTCGAGAAATCGTAGACCCGACCGCGCTGCATGCGGTCCAGGATCGCCGGCTCGAGGACGTAGATCCCGGTGTTGATCGTGTCGGAGAAGACCTCGCCCCACGACGGCTTCTCCAAGAAGCGCACGATGCGGCCGTTCTCGTCGGTGACGACGACGCCGAACTCGAGCGGGTTCGTCACCCGCTGCAGCGCGATCGTGACGTCGTTGCCTTGCTCGCGGTGATGGCGGATCAGCGCGGAGAGGTCGAGGTCGGTCAGCGCGTCGCCGCTGATCACGAGGAACGTCTCGCCCGCGAGCAGGTCGTGCGCCATCTTCACCGCGCCGGCGGTGCCGAGCGGGGTGTCCTCGACGACGTAGTGCATCGCGACGCCGTGCGCGCTCCCGTCGCCGAAGTACGACTCGATCTCGTCGGCGAGGTAGTGCAGCGTGGCGACGATCTCGTCGAAGCCGTGCCGTTTGAGCAGCTCGACGATGAGCTCCATCACCGGCTTCCCCGCCACCGGCGCAAGCGGCTTCGGACGCCGCGACGTCAGCGGACGAAGTCGGGAGCCCTCGCCCCCAGCCATCAATACAGCTTTCATTCTAACGGCGCTCCGCCCCAGGCTCCGCGCCCCCCACGCTTCGCGTGGGGCCCCCGAATGCACGCGCGCTCGCGATTGCGGTGAGCGCGCTATTCCCCGAGGGCGCGCGTAACGACATGGTGCTTTCTGCGTTCATGTCACGTCTTCTCACGTGGGCGGAGTTCGTTGAGTGCGGTGCAGAGGCGCGCGAGGCGCGGATCGGACTCGAGCGCTTCGACGCTCGCGCTCAGCTTCCGGCGCCAGTTCGGGTATTGCGAGGAGGTTCCCGGGACGTTGACCGGGCGGCGCTCCTCGAGCACGTCGTCGAGCTGCGCCATCACGATCGCGCACGGCGTCGCGGCCAGGTAGCGGTTCGCCGCGACGACGACCGCGACGTCGTTCTCGCGCTCGCCCGGCGCGAGGTCGCCGTGCGCGACCAGCGTGTCGAGCAGCAACGTGCGCTCCTTCGCGCGCGCCGCGCGCTCCTCGGCCGGGACGGTTTCGAGCAAGCCCAGGTCCGCGCGGAGCGCGACGTCCTCGGCGCGCAGCCAGGCGGGGATCGTCGGCAGGTCGTGCGTCCCCGACGTTGCCAGCGCGAGCGCCGGGTACTCCTCGGGCGCGGCGAACGTGCCGTCGAGGTGGCGCTCGAAGAACAGCACGCGGTACGAAAGAATTCCGGTCGCTTCCATTCGCTCGCGAAAGCCTTCGGGGACCGTGCCGAGGTCTTCGCCGATCACCACGCAGCGCTCGCGCGCGCTCGCCAGCGCGACGATCCCGCGCAGATCGTCGAGCGGGTACTCGACGTACGTTCCGCTGCGCGCGCCGCCGCCGCGCGGGATCCAGTACAGCCGCGCGAGCGAGAAGGCGTGGTCGATCCTCAATGCGCCGGCGTCGTGACAGTTCGACTGCAGCAGCGCGAGCAGTTCCGCGTAGCCGTCGCGCGCGAGGCAGCGCGGGTCGAGCGGCGGCAGGCCCCAGTCCTGGCCCAGCGTGTTCAGCACGTCGGGCGGCGCGCCGACCGAGACCTCGCGCACGTATGCGTCCGCGTCGGCCCACACGTCCGCCGCGTTCAGATCGACCCCGACGGCGAGGTCGCGGTACAGCTTCACGCCGTGCTGCGCGGCGTCGGCGGCGAGCGCGTCGAGCTGCTCGGCGGCGAGCCACTGCAGGTATTTCGCGTACGAGACCTCGCTCTGCCCGGCGGCCGCGAACAGCGCGACGTCGGGCGAGCCCGGTGAGCGGTACGCCGCCGGCCACGCCGCCAGATCGCGGCCGAAGCGCGCGACCAGCGCTTCGAAGACGGCGAAACGCCGCAGCGGCTCGCCCTGCTCTTCGCACCACGCGGCGAACTCCCGGCGCCGCGCCGGGTGCGCCTCGAGCGCGGCGAAGCACGCGCGCAGCAATTCGTCTTTCGCCTCCGCGACGGACGCGTACTCGACGTCGGCGCTCGCGCGGAGGTCGGCGAGGTTCTCGCGCCGGTCAGGGTGCTCGAGAATCGCGCGCACGCGCGCGTCCCGCGCTTCGGGCACGTCGTCGACCGCGACGTAGAGCCAGTTCAGCCAGCGGCGCGACGAGGCCGCGTACGGGCTGGCGGCTTCCGCGTCGCCGCGAAACGGCGCGTGCAGCGGGTTGATCCCGACGTACGAGGCACCGCGCGCGCCGAGCAGCCGGCACACCGCGCGCAGGTCGGCGAAGTCGCCGATTCCGGCGTTGCGCGCGCTGCGCAGCGTGTAGAGCTGCAGCGCGATCCCCCACGTCCGCCCGCACGGCGAATGAGCGCGCTCGGGAACGACGACGACGTGCACGACCTCGCGCGCGTACGCGGCCACGTCGAGACTCAGACGATGAATGCCGAGCGGCTGCGGCCCGGCGAGCGTGACCCGGCGCGTGTCGTACGTGACCTCGGCCTGGTGGTCGGCGAAGACCACCGGCGCGTCGCGCAGCGGAACCGACCCTTCTTCGGCGCCGCCGTCCTCGCTCAGGAGCGTCCAGTGCAGCGTCTCCGGCCAGCTGATCGCGGGCAGGGTGAGATCGACCGCCAGCGGCTGACCGGCGCGCAGCACCAGCGCCGGCGCGACGATGCGGTGCGGCGCTTCGCCGAGCAGCTCTTCGAACCGCGCGACGGTCTCGGCCGCGGCGCGGCGCTCGGTGCCGAGGGCATCGACGTACGAGCGCGCGATGCGCGCGTTCACTTCGCGCGCCCCGCGAAGAACGCCAGCGAGCGCGAGACCATCGGGTAGACGGCGAGGTCGCCGCTCGGCACGTCGCGCCGCGCGCCGCCTTCGATCGCCG harbors:
- the malQ gene encoding 4-alpha-glucanotransferase, translating into MNARIARSYVDALGTERRAAAETVARFEELLGEAPHRIVAPALVLRAGQPLAVDLTLPAISWPETLHWTLLSEDGGAEEGSVPLRDAPVVFADHQAEVTYDTRRVTLAGPQPLGIHRLSLDVAAYAREVVHVVVVPERAHSPCGRTWGIALQLYTLRSARNAGIGDFADLRAVCRLLGARGASYVGINPLHAPFRGDAEAASPYAASSRRWLNWLYVAVDDVPEARDARVRAILEHPDRRENLADLRASADVEYASVAEAKDELLRACFAALEAHPARRREFAAWCEEQGEPLRRFAVFEALVARFGRDLAAWPAAYRSPGSPDVALFAAAGQSEVSYAKYLQWLAAEQLDALAADAAQHGVKLYRDLAVGVDLNAADVWADADAYVREVSVGAPPDVLNTLGQDWGLPPLDPRCLARDGYAELLALLQSNCHDAGALRIDHAFSLARLYWIPRGGGARSGTYVEYPLDDLRGIVALASARERCVVIGEDLGTVPEGFRERMEATGILSYRVLFFERHLDGTFAAPEEYPALALATSGTHDLPTIPAWLRAEDVALRADLGLLETVPAEERAARAKERTLLLDTLVAHGDLAPGERENDVAVVVAANRYLAATPCAIVMAQLDDVLEERRPVNVPGTSSQYPNWRRKLSASVEALESDPRLARLCTALNELRPREKT